Sequence from the Fulvivirga ligni genome:
ACCATACTTCAAAAAGCGCCGTGCCATTTAGTTTTATAACAGGAAATTTTTCCCAAAATTGGAAACTTTAGAACCTAATAAGACAAAAAAAAGGGAGCCGTTAAGCTCCCTCTTTTTATTCATTTATATATAACTATTAAACATCCATTAGTTAAATGTGCTGAGTCTTTTCAGTTCTCTGCTCTTTCTTTGCAGGCGCTTTAGAATACGTAGGGCAAGAATATGACGCACATGCAGAAGTAAACAACCCCGCTACCAATAAGATTAGTAAAGACTTTTTCATAGATACATTAGTTTAAAGTTTCTTTCAATTGACTAAATCGTATTTGGTAAAAGACAAAAAGAATACCAAACATGTAACTACCTGCTAAGCCATGCGTTAATCTACTTCTACTATTATTCTTTCGCAGGAGGATAATCCAAAAATCATCTGAACAGAATTTCCAGTGAATTCGTTTTGAACTTAGTCTTTACTGTTTAATTTTCACATTGGTTATGTTAGGTACAAGATTCACAAAATTTATCCCCTCCCCTGATCAGAACAAATCAGACTTTGATAAGCTCATGGATATATTCCTACAGCTTGTTACTATTACCGGTGGGGATGTAGAAGAGGCGTTGGCATGGTTAAATAACCTGGATAAGCAATATAATATCACCAACAATGATTACGGCATGGGTGATTTCATAGAAGACCTGAAGGATAAGGGCTACCTTACCGATAAAACGCCTGACGGTTCTTTTGAGATCACAGCAAAGAGCGAACAAAAGATCCGCTCAGATGCCTTGGAAGAAATATTTGGTAAGCTTAAGAAATCTGGTCGTGGTGAGCACAAAACCACATTTGGCGGGCAAGGAGACGAGCAAAGCACAGATAGAAGAGACTATCAGTTTGGTGACACGCTGGAGCAGCTTTCTATGACTGACTCACTTCGTAATGCCCAGATCAATCATGGTTTAGATAACTTCATGATGACTGAGAATGATCTCGAAGTCCTAGAAAATGAGTACAAGACCCAGACATCTACAGTCCTCATGATTGACATCTCTCACTCCATGATTCTTTATGGAGAAGACCGTATAACGCCAGCAAAAAAAGTAGCTATGGCACTGGCTGAGCTCATCACCCGAAAGTATAAAAAGGACACTTTAGATATTATAGTTTTTGGTAATGACGCCTGGCAAATAGAAATTAAAGACCTTCCGTATTTACAGGTAGGTCCATACCATACAAACACGGTGGCAGGGCTGGAACTTGCCATGGATTTATTAAGAAGAAGGAGAAATCCTAACAAGCAGATTTTCATGATTACTGATGGAAAGCCTACCTGCTTAAAAGAAGGGATAAAATACTACAAAAACAGCTTCGGCATAGACAGCAAAATCCTTACTAAAACGCTCAATATAGCCAAGCAATGTAGAAAGCTAAAAATTCCTGTTACCACTTTTATGATTGCCTCAGACCCTTATCTCAAAGAGTTTGTGAGGGAGTTTACCAAGGTAAATAATGGAAATGCTTACTACAGTAGTCTTCAGGGTTTAGGAGACCTGATTTTTGAGGACTATAGGAAAAACAGAAGGAAAAAACTTTAACAGAGACACAGTTTATGCAATCAAGAGAATTGATAGATATAAAAACCCTTGGCGAATTAAAGGCCGCGGGATACAAAAGCAAATCAGTAAAGCAGGAATTAAGAGATAATCTTATTCAAAAAATAAAAGTAAAGGAAAACGTATTTGAGGGCATTTGGGGATATGAGGACACGGTAATTCCAGATATGGAAAGAGCCATCCTTTCTATGCATGACATCAACTTATTAGGTTTAAGAGGGCAGGCTAAAACGCGTATGGCCAGAATGATGGTTCAGCTTTTAGATGAGTACATCCCGGTTATAGAAGGCTCTGAGATGAATGATGATCCTTTTAACCCTATCTCAAGATTTGGCAGAGATACTGTAGCCGAAAAAGGAGATGACACCCCCATTAGCTGGTTACCTAGAAATGATCGCTACAGCGAAAAACTAGCTACTCCAGATGTTTCTATTGCAGATTTAATTGGAGATGTAGATCCTATTAAAGCAGCTACATTGAAACTTCCATATTCTGATGAAAGAGTGATTCACTTTGGGTTAATTCCGAGATCACACAGAGGTATATTTGTTATCAACGAAATACCTGATTTACAGGCTCGTATTCAGGTGGCTCTCTTTAATATTCTGCAGGAAGGTGACATTCAGATAAGAGGTTTTAAGGTAAGAATGCCATTGGACATACAGTTTGTTTTCACAGCCAACCCGGAAGATTATACAAACAGAGGGAGTATTGTTACGCCTTTAAAGGATAGAATTGATAGTCAGATCATTACACACTATCCTAAAGATATTGCCATAGGTAGAAAAATTACTGAACAGGAAGCTCACATTAAATCAGAACAGAAAGAACTGGTATCAGTAAATGAAATCAGTAAAGATCTGATAGAGCAAATTGCTTTTGAGGCCCGTGACAGCGAATATGTAGATAGTAAAAGTGGTGTTTCAGCCCGTTTAACCATCTCTGCCTATGAAAACCTGGTGAGTGCTGCGGAAAGAAGGGCATTATATAATGATGAAAAAACACAGATCCGAGTATCTGATTTATATGGTGCTGTGCCTTCCATCACGGGAAAAGTGGAATTAGTATATGAAGGAGAACAGGAAGGTGCAGGTATTGTAGCCAGAAACCTGGTAGGCAAAGCCATAAGAACGCAATTTGTAACGTATTTCCCAGATCCTGATAAGCTCAGAAAGCAAAAAGGAGAAAACCCATATAAGACCATCACAGACTGGTTCGGAGATAGCCACCAGATAGATATTCTAAACGATTATAACAATCAGGAACATGAGCAAGCGTTAAAAAATGTACCTGGCTTAGAGAAGCTGGTAGATCAGTATCATAAAAATGAGGACTACGCCACCAAGCTGTTTTTGATGGAGTTTGCCCTACATGGCCTGGCTGAGTATAGTATGCTCAGCAGACATGAACTTACCAGAGGCTTACAGTTTAAAGATCTATTGAGCGGTATGTTTACCATGCCAGGTCCTGATGATGAAGATGAGGATAATGATCATTTTTAAATTTTAAAGATGATAAGTGATGCAACTCTCAGACGTAAAAAGGCTCATCCGGCATGGAGAAAATGCTACGATTGAGTTCAAGGCTAAGATGCGGCATCCTGAGAAGGTGGTGAAGGAACTAGTGGCCTTCGCCAATACTGCGGGAGGCCATCTTTTTATTGGTGTACATGATGATGGATCATTGGCAGGAGTGAAATATCCTGAGGATGAGATCTTTGCGCTGGATAGAGCCATTGAAAAATATTGTAAGCCAGCCTTTGAATACACTGTACATATTATAGACCTCACCGAAGACAGCTCCGTTGTGGTATACGAGGTGCCTGCTAGTGACAATAAGGCTCATTGTGTAGTTAACAATGAGCTTTTACATGGGCGTCAGGCTTTTGTGCGTGTAGCAGACAGAAGCATAAAAGCCAGCAAGCATGTAAAGGAAATATTGGACAGGCAAAGTAAAAACAAGAGCATCCAATTCAACTTTGGTGATAAGGAAAAGCTGCTCATGACCTACCTGGAAAACAATGAAACCATTACCGTAAATGAGTTTAAAAAAATTTCAGGTAGAAACTACTATCAAGCTTCCAGGACATTAATCTTAATGGTTCTGGCCAATGTACTGGAAATTCACCCTCATGAGAAAGAGGATTTTTATACTTTGAAGGGAGTTGGGTTGGGTTGACATTAATTCCATATTCCAATGAATTGGAATACAACATTCCATATTCCATTAAAATTAATTATATTAGAATATGAGGATTTATAATCTATTTCATTGGAATAAAAATGAGCTCACAACCACACAAATTAAAACTGCTACCTCCACATATTGATTATTCTGGTTTAATAAAAGAAATTGGAGATGCAAACCGTTCACAAGGCGAACTAAAAGGTCTTTTAGCCAATATTCCTAATCCAGATTTATTGACGACTCCTCTACTAACCAAAGAAGCTGTAGCCAGTTCTAAAATTGAAGGAACTCAAGCCACGATAGAAGATGTATTCAAGTACGAAGCGGAAGGAAGAAACACAGAAAACAATTCCAGAGAACAGGATGTAAGAGAAATCATAAATTATAGAATGGCAATTAGAGAAGCCACTGAAATACTCCCTAAAAAAGCTATTGGAGAAAACTTCATCAAACAACTTCATTCTATTCTACTAAATTCAGTTAGAGGTGAAAGTAAGGATAGAGGGAATTTCAGAAGAATACCTGTTTATATTGGAAAGCCAGGAGGCTCAATAGAAAATGCAATATACATTCCACCTAGTTCATCCGAGTTAAATGAATTGGTTTCTAATTGGGAAAATATATTAATAGCCAAGAAGAACCTGATCCATTAGTTCAGACAGCAATTGCTCACTATCAATTTGAGGCGATTCATCCCTTTCTAGACGGTAATGGAAGAATAGGTCGTTTATTGATTCCTATAATTCTTTATGAAAAAAACATATTATCATACCCTCTTTTATATGTAAGTGAATACTTTGAAAACAATAAACAAGAATACTATAACTTTTTAAGATTAGTAGATACTGAAGAAGATTGGACTTCTTGGATCAGGTTTTTTCTCAACTCAATCAAAATACAAGCTGAAGACACTCAAACCAAGGTAAAGGATATGTTAGAACTATATAAAAAAACAAGAGAAAAGTTGGTCAATTTTAATTCTCAATACGCAGTAGACTTGTTAGATATAATCTTTGAAAACCCAATTGTTTCTTTTAAATCAATCAGGCTACAAATAAAGACTAACAGCTACCAGACCATTTATAATTTATTAAACAAATTTGAGGAGGAAAGCATTTTAAGGCAAATTACAAAAGGCAGAAGAAACAAGGTTTACATATTTGAGGATCTGCTAAAGACTATAAGATAACACTTTATTAATCACTTAACGTTTTACGATCATTTTAGAAATTCACCCTATCCCCCACCACCAAACCTGGCCATTAAGACACACCGTGATGTGGCCGGACAAGCCTTTGGACTATGTAAAACTGGATAATGATG
This genomic interval carries:
- a CDS encoding Fic family protein translates to MSSQPHKLKLLPPHIDYSGLIKEIGDANRSQGELKGLLANIPNPDLLTTPLLTKEAVASSKIEGTQATIEDVFKYEAEGRNTENNSREQDVREIINYRMAIREATEILPKKAIGENFIKQLHSILLNSVRGESKDRGNFRRIPVYIGKPGGSIENAIYIPPSSSELNELVSNWENILIAKKNLIH
- a CDS encoding vWA domain-containing protein codes for the protein MLGTRFTKFIPSPDQNKSDFDKLMDIFLQLVTITGGDVEEALAWLNNLDKQYNITNNDYGMGDFIEDLKDKGYLTDKTPDGSFEITAKSEQKIRSDALEEIFGKLKKSGRGEHKTTFGGQGDEQSTDRRDYQFGDTLEQLSMTDSLRNAQINHGLDNFMMTENDLEVLENEYKTQTSTVLMIDISHSMILYGEDRITPAKKVAMALAELITRKYKKDTLDIIVFGNDAWQIEIKDLPYLQVGPYHTNTVAGLELAMDLLRRRRNPNKQIFMITDGKPTCLKEGIKYYKNSFGIDSKILTKTLNIAKQCRKLKIPVTTFMIASDPYLKEFVREFTKVNNGNAYYSSLQGLGDLIFEDYRKNRRKKL
- a CDS encoding sigma 54-interacting transcriptional regulator — translated: MQSRELIDIKTLGELKAAGYKSKSVKQELRDNLIQKIKVKENVFEGIWGYEDTVIPDMERAILSMHDINLLGLRGQAKTRMARMMVQLLDEYIPVIEGSEMNDDPFNPISRFGRDTVAEKGDDTPISWLPRNDRYSEKLATPDVSIADLIGDVDPIKAATLKLPYSDERVIHFGLIPRSHRGIFVINEIPDLQARIQVALFNILQEGDIQIRGFKVRMPLDIQFVFTANPEDYTNRGSIVTPLKDRIDSQIITHYPKDIAIGRKITEQEAHIKSEQKELVSVNEISKDLIEQIAFEARDSEYVDSKSGVSARLTISAYENLVSAAERRALYNDEKTQIRVSDLYGAVPSITGKVELVYEGEQEGAGIVARNLVGKAIRTQFVTYFPDPDKLRKQKGENPYKTITDWFGDSHQIDILNDYNNQEHEQALKNVPGLEKLVDQYHKNEDYATKLFLMEFALHGLAEYSMLSRHELTRGLQFKDLLSGMFTMPGPDDEDEDNDHF
- a CDS encoding Fic family protein — its product is MGKYINSQEEPDPLVQTAIAHYQFEAIHPFLDGNGRIGRLLIPIILYEKNILSYPLLYVSEYFENNKQEYYNFLRLVDTEEDWTSWIRFFLNSIKIQAEDTQTKVKDMLELYKKTREKLVNFNSQYAVDLLDIIFENPIVSFKSIRLQIKTNSYQTIYNLLNKFEEESILRQITKGRRNKVYIFEDLLKTIR
- a CDS encoding AlbA family DNA-binding domain-containing protein, producing MQLSDVKRLIRHGENATIEFKAKMRHPEKVVKELVAFANTAGGHLFIGVHDDGSLAGVKYPEDEIFALDRAIEKYCKPAFEYTVHIIDLTEDSSVVVYEVPASDNKAHCVVNNELLHGRQAFVRVADRSIKASKHVKEILDRQSKNKSIQFNFGDKEKLLMTYLENNETITVNEFKKISGRNYYQASRTLILMVLANVLEIHPHEKEDFYTLKGVGLG